A window of Rhododendron vialii isolate Sample 1 chromosome 11a, ASM3025357v1 contains these coding sequences:
- the LOC131307802 gene encoding dolichyl-diphosphooligosaccharide--protein glycosyltransferase subunit DAD1 → MGKSTKDAQALFQSLRSAYVATPTNLKIIDLYVMFAVVTALIQVIYMAIVGSFPFNSFLSGVLSCVGTAVLAVCLRIQVNKENKEFKDLPPERAFADFVLCNLVLHLVIMNFIG, encoded by the exons atgggGAAGTCGACGAAGGATGCTCAGGCGCTTTTCCAGTCGCTTCGATCTGCTTATGTCGCCACTCCCACAAACCTCAAGATCATAGATCTGTACGTAATGTTTGCAGTCGTCACCGCTCTGATTCAG GTCATTTACATGGCTATTGTTGGATCGTTCCCCTTCAACTCTTTTCTTTCAGGAGTTCTTTCTTGTGTCGGCACAGCGGTTCTTGCTG TTTGTCTCCGTATCCAAGTGAACAAAGAAAACAAGGAATTCAAG GATTTGCCGCCAGAGCGTGCTTTTGCGGACTTTGTTCTCTGCAATTTGGTGCTGCATTTGGTGATTATGAACTTCATTGGATAA